A window of the Halichoerus grypus chromosome 2, mHalGry1.hap1.1, whole genome shotgun sequence genome harbors these coding sequences:
- the SPATA24 gene encoding spermatogenesis-associated protein 24 — translation MATPLGWSQGGSGSVCLAFDQLRDVIESQEELIHQLRNVMVLQDENFVSKEEFQAVEKKLVEEKAAHAKTKVLLAKEEEKLQFALGEVEVLSKQLEQEKLAFEKALSSVKSRALQESSKKDQLITKCNEIESHIIKQEDILNGKENEIKELQQVISQQKQIFRNHMSDYRIQKQQENYMAQVLDQKHKKASGTRQARSHQRPREK, via the exons ATGGCGACGCCCCTCGGGTGGTCGCAGGGGGGGTCAGGATCAGTGTGTCTCGCCTTTGATCAACTGCGGGACGTGATCGAATCTCAGGAGGAACTGATCCATCAGCTGAGGAACGTG ATGGTTCTCCAGGATGAAAATTTTGTCAGTAAGGAAGAGTTCCAGGCAGTGGAGAAGAAGCTGGTG GAAGAGAAAGCTGCCCACGCCAAGACCAAGGTCCTCCTGGCCAAAGAAGAGGAGAAGTTGCAGTTTGCCCTCGGAGAGGTAGAGGTGCTATCTAAACAGCTGGAGCAAGAGAAGCTGGCTTTTGAGAAGGC GCTCTCCAGTGTCAAGAGCAGAGCCCTGCAGGAATCCAGCAAGAAGGACCAGCTCATCACCAAGTGCAATG AAATTGAGTCTCACATTATAAAGCAAGAAGATATACTTAATGGCAAAGAGAATGAGATTAAGGAGTTGCAGCAAGTTATCAGCCAGCAGAAACAGATCTTCAG GAATCACATGTCTGACTACCGGATCCAGAAGCAGCAGGAGAACTACATGGCCCAAGTGCTGGACCAGAAGCATAAGAAAGCCTCGGGGACGCGTCAGGCCCGGAGCCACCAGCGTcccagggaaaaataa
- the PROB1 gene encoding proline-rich basic protein 1: MLTALAGPALPGLPAQLPAAPARRQDSSGSSGSYHTAPGSPEPPDAGPDAECRANWPGVAPALGAGAQPRLSVSAQNSRQQLGPGSGFPRGPGSSPRPPQPQLRMLPSGEMEVIFGAGALFSRPDAADSEVQQLTKRAFRSLSPPGPATPAPATPTPQTPDGGSRWATYLELRPRGPSPGTPAQFECVEVALEERDAPSRTRTVPKRQIELRPRPRSPPREAGAPRPRLLLRTGSLDESLGRLQEAAGLVQTALARKLSPAAPAPGSATFGPTGRPESATRETARSTRKVLEEARSRPPRVHYSSAPTRAPRPWPSLRERAIRRDKPAPGTEPLGPVSSSIFLQSGEKTQEAHSQELKTRFPRETLDRTVLRAQSPPFESTAPREVPSKAGRPRSSSPLWQAPNGTIRGPHCPSPQNLPPWNRAIQRVSSPSFPEASSAWGNQDAAVEETVRRSPSPPTLPQWNHSVARTRSPSPEAPSLSEVRQPAVRNATASCRNPSPPALSSWEAPDRTNGTWNPSPQETWDRTLQGSSMVSASEALNGIGQEELELPGPSAAGTPELTEAPRQSTRERRDLAFRGSQPSPEVAAPELRLSRPVGTLEADVHRDALGPGEAASGRPRVAIPRPRDVRKMVKTTYAPSFSAGTPASGLPVPPAEPRGEEGGASKTQEFQALGSPAPAHYTSVYLKDFLPVVTHPYEPPEPPPDPVPRDASQPNGVLRRRAENSTAKPFARTEIRLPGALVLGRRPEGAGRVLARGAGRENRDAEAQGLVPDGEGRNSPLGGARTSPQQSPIGPAGPQPPRPPCPSSPQAHPSSSPGIAPKLEAPPVALEPATEVRSSVPREPQASARRTAPPQPRAASAPPMDRSPEGPFQGARRPPGTAYAGKVLVDPESGRYYFVEAPRQPRLRLLFDPESGQYVEVLLPPSPPGPPRRVYTPLALGSGLYPPAYGPIPGLSMPPSPGPPAFSGAHVPWASEAGPLDGMYYLPVSGTPSPAPPLLLCAPPNSSGSAQPGKGSLFPV, translated from the coding sequence ATGCTGACCGCGCTCGCCGGGCCAGCCCTGCCCGGCCTCCCAGCGCAGCTGCCTGCGGCCCCCGCCCGGCGTCAGGACTCCTCCGGTTCCTCAGGCTCCTACCACACGGCTCCGGGTTCTCCAGAGCCCCCGGACGCTGGGCCGGACGCGGAGTGCCGGGCGAATTGGCCCGGGGTGGCCCCTGCGCTGGGGGCGGGCGCGCAGCCTCGCCTGTCCGTCAGCGCCCAGAATAGCCGCCAGCAGCTCGGGCCCGGCTCGGGTTTCCCGCGAGGCCCGGGCTCCAGCCCGcggccaccccagccccagctgcgCATGCTGCCGTCGGGGGAGATGGAAGTCATCTTCGGCGCCGGGGCTCTGTTCAGCCGCCCGGACGCGGCGGATAGCGAGGTGCAACAACTCACCAAGCGGGCTTTCCGCAGCCTCTCTCCGCCCGGGCCCGCGACTCCGGCTCCCGCCACACCGACGCCCCAGACCCCCGACGGTGGCTCCCGCTGGGCCACTTACCTGGAGCTGCGGCCCCGCGGGCCGAGTCCTGGGACCCCAGCGCAGTTCGAGTGTGTGGAGGTGGCGCTGGAGGAGCGCGACGCGCCCTCCAGGACCCGGACGGTGCCCAAGCGTCAGATCGAGCTGCGCCCCCGGCCCCGGAGTCCGCCGCGGGAGGCGGGAGCACCGCGCCCCCGACTGCTTCTGCGCACTGGCTCCCTGGACGAGTCGCTGGGCCGCCTGCAGGAAGCCGCGGGCCTAGTGCAGACAGCACTGGCCAGAAAACTGAGCCCTGCGGCCCCTGCCCCGGGCAGCGCCACCTTCGGGCCCACGGGGCGGCCAGAGAGTGCGACTCGGGAAACGGCCCGCAGTACCCGAAAGGTCCTGGAGGAGGCCAGGTCTCGGCCACCCCGCGTGCACTATAGTTCAGCCCCCACCAGGGCACCACGGCCGTGGCCCAGCCTCCGAGAGCGCGCGATTCGGCGCGACAAGCCCGCGCCGGGTACCGAACCGTTGGGTCCGGTTAGTTCCAGCATCTTCCTGCAGTCAGGGGAGAAGACTCAGGAGGCTCACAGTCAGGAACTCAAGACTCGGTTCCCGCGAGAGACTCTGGATCGAACTGTCCTGAGGGCACAAAGTCCGCCTTTCGAGTCTACGGCCCCCCGGGAAGTTCCGAGTAAGGCTGGGAGGCCAAGGAGCTCGTCCCCGCTGTGGCAGGCTCCAAATGGGACGATACGAGGTCCACACTGCCCGTCCCCCCAGAATCTGCCCCCGTGGAATCGAGCTATTCAGAGGGTAAGTAGCCCGTCGTTCCCTGAGGCATCATCTGCATGGGGAAATCAGGATGCCGCTGTTGAGGAAACTGTCCGCAGAAGCCCTTCCCCACCGACCCTTCCCCAGTGGAATCACAGTGTTGCCAGGACAAGAAGCCCATCCCCCGAAGCTCCTTCCCTATCGGAGGTTCGGCAACCTGCAGTTAGGAATGCCACAGCGAGCTGTAGGAACCCGTCCCCGCCGGCCCTGTCCTCATGGGAGGCTCCAGATCGTACTAATGGGACGTGGAACCCATCTCCCCAAGAGACGTGGGATCGCACTCTGCAGGGCTCATCGATGGTATCTGCGTCGGAAGCTCTGAATGGGATAGGACAAGAGGAGCTCGAGCTGCCTGGGCCGTCCGCAGCCGGGACTCCCGAGCTCACAGAGGCGCCGAGGCAGTCCACGCGGGAGAGGCGGGATCTTGCCTTCCGAGGCAGTCAGCCGTCGCCAGAAGTGGCTGCACCTGAGCTGCGCCTCAGTCGCCCCGTGGGTACCCTGGAGGCCGATGTGCACCGGGACGCCTTGGGCCCGGGAGAAGCCGCCTCCGGACGGCCGCGCGTGGCCATCCCGCGGCCCCGCGACGTGCGCAAGATGGTGAAGACCACGTACGCGCCAAGCTTCTCCGCGGGAACCCCAGCTTCGGGGCTGCCTGTGCCTCCTGCGGAACCCCGCGGGGAGGAGGGCGGCGCATCCAAGACACAAGAGTTCCAGGCGCTGgggtccccagccccagctcacTACACTTCTGTTTATCTCAAGGACTTTCTTCCGGTTGTGACGCACCCCTACGAGCCCCCAGAGCCGCCTCCTGACCCAGTCCCCCGGGACGCTTCGCAGCCCAACGGGGTCCTGAGGCGGAGAGCAGAGAACAGCACGGCAAAACCCTTCGCGCGCACTGAGATCCGCCTGCCTGGTGCACTGGTCTTGGGCCGCCGGCCAGAGGGAGCCGGGCGAGTTCTGGCGCGCGGTGCTGGCAGAGAGAACCGGGACGCTGAGGCCCAGGGCCTGGTCCCCGACGGCGAGGGGCGGAACAGCCCTCTAGGCGGCGCTCGCACCTCACCCCAGCAGTCGCCCATCGGGCCGGCCGGGCCCCAACCACCCCGAccaccctgccccagctcccctcAGGCGCACCCTAGCTCGAGCCCTGGGATAGCACCCAAATTGGAGGCTCCCCCTGTAGCCCTCGAGCCCGCGACTGAGGTCCGGTCGTCGGTCCCGCGGGAGCCCCAGGCGTCGGCCCGCAGAacagccccgccccagccccgtGCCGCCTCGGCGCCTCCGATGGACCGGTCCCCCGAAGGCCCCTTCCAGGGGGCGCGCAGGCCACCTGGGACCGCGTACGCGGGGAAGGTCCTGGTGGACCCCGAGAGCGGCCGCTACTACTTTGTGGAGGCGCCGCGGCAGCCTCGGCTCCGGCTGCTCTTCGACCCCGAAAGCGGGCAATACGTAGAGGTGCTCCTGCCGCCGTCGCCCCCGGGGCCACCCCGCCGCGTCTACACCCCgctggccctgggctctggccTCTACCCGCCCGCCTATGGGCCTATCCCGGGCCTCTCAATGCCGCCGTCCCCCGGCCCACCGGCCTTCAGCGGCGCCCATGTACCCTGGGCCTCCGAGGCGGGGCCCCTGGACGGGATGTACTACCTGCCAGTGAGTGGAACCCCCAGCCCcgctcctcctctgctcctctgtgCTCCGCCCAACAGTTCAGGTTCAGCCCAGCCCGGCAAGGGGTCCTTGTTCCCCGTGTGA
- the MZB1 gene encoding marginal zone B- and B1-cell-specific protein has translation MRLSLRLLLLLGAWAIAGGFGDWAPLTATAPQLDDEEKYSAHMPAHLRCDSCRAVVYQMWQHLAKAEAKLHTPGSGGQRRELSESVYTDVLDQSCTQTWQGYGVREVNQVKRLTGPGLSKGPEPSISVMITGGPWPTRLSKTCLHYLGEFGEDQIYEAHQQGRGALEALLCGGPQGACSEEATVTRTEL, from the exons ATGAGGCTGTCACTGCGCCTGTTACTGCTGCTGGGAGCCTGGGCCATCGCAGGGGGCTTCGGGGACTGGGCCCCACTCACAGCCACGGCCCCACAGCTGGACGACGAGGAGAAGTACTCAGCTCATATGCCTGCTCACCTGCGGTGTGACTCCTGCAGGGCAGTGGTCTACCAG ATGTGGCAACATTTGGCAAAGGCAGAGGCCAAGCTTCACACCCCAGGCTCAGGGGGACAGCGGCGGGAGCTGAGCGAATCGGTATACACAGACGTCCTGGACCAGAGCTGCACCCAGACCTGGCAGGG CTATGGGGTCCGAGAAGTGAACCAGGTGAAACGTCTCACAGGCCCAGGACTCAGCAAGGGGCCAGAGCCAAGCATCAGCGTGATGATCACAGGGGGCCCCTGGCCCACCAG GCTCTCCAAGACATGTTTGCACTACCTGGGGGAGTTTGGAGAAGACCAGATCTACGAAGCCCACCAACAAGGCCGAGGGGCTCTGGAGGCATTGCTGTGTGGAGGACCCCAAGGGGCCTGCTCGGAAGAGGCGACTGTCACAAGGACAGAGCTCTAG